One Egicoccus halophilus genomic region harbors:
- the selD gene encoding selenide, water dikinase SelD, translating to MVTDAASCAPGGPVRLTAYSHGAGCACKLSPTELGQVMAGLTPARSPDLIVGREHGDDALVWRRPDGRALVATIDVFTPIVDDAATWGRIAAVNAGSDVFAMGGRPLFGLAFAAWPRERLPLTLLTEVLEAGQAAANDGGWVVAGGHTIDGAEPLYGQAVVGELDPERMLRNTQGRPGDTLVLTKPLGTGLVTTAVKRRPPEAHGPGGELAGAYAAAVAEMTRSNGDAAQAALACGTRAGTDVTGFGLLNHLREVLLASGVAARLDAAAVPRLPGVADLLARGEVPGGTQRNLAHVRDHLELAAGVDEGQLVVLADAQTSGGLLLAVPARAAAVDLVAQLTDGGHTAAVIGELTDGPSATIQIVA from the coding sequence GTGGTCACTGACGCGGCGTCTTGCGCGCCGGGCGGACCGGTCCGTCTGACCGCCTACTCCCACGGTGCCGGCTGCGCCTGCAAGCTGTCACCGACCGAGTTGGGCCAGGTGATGGCCGGGTTGACCCCGGCGCGTTCGCCGGACCTGATCGTCGGACGCGAGCACGGTGACGACGCGCTCGTGTGGCGTCGCCCCGACGGTCGTGCGCTGGTCGCCACGATCGACGTGTTCACCCCGATCGTGGACGACGCGGCGACCTGGGGTCGTATCGCGGCCGTCAACGCGGGCAGCGACGTGTTCGCCATGGGGGGCCGGCCGCTGTTCGGGCTCGCGTTCGCGGCCTGGCCGCGGGAGCGACTGCCGTTGACGCTGCTGACCGAGGTGCTGGAGGCCGGTCAGGCCGCGGCGAACGACGGCGGCTGGGTCGTCGCCGGCGGCCACACGATCGACGGTGCCGAGCCGCTGTACGGGCAGGCGGTCGTCGGCGAACTCGACCCCGAGCGGATGCTGCGCAACACGCAGGGCCGCCCCGGCGACACGCTGGTGCTCACCAAGCCGCTGGGTACCGGGCTCGTGACCACGGCCGTCAAGCGCCGCCCGCCGGAGGCGCACGGCCCGGGCGGGGAGCTCGCCGGTGCGTACGCGGCCGCCGTCGCCGAGATGACCCGGTCCAACGGGGACGCGGCGCAGGCGGCGCTGGCGTGCGGCACGCGTGCCGGCACGGACGTGACCGGGTTCGGGCTGCTCAACCACCTGCGGGAGGTGCTGCTGGCCAGCGGGGTCGCCGCACGGCTCGACGCCGCCGCGGTGCCGAGGCTGCCCGGGGTCGCCGACCTGCTCGCCCGCGGCGAGGTCCCCGGTGGCACGCAGCGCAACCTCGCCCACGTGCGTGACCACCTCGAGCTCGCCGCCGGCGTCGACGAGGGCCAGCTCGTGGTGCTCGCCGACGCGCAGACCTCGGGTGGCCTGTTGCTGGCCGTCCCGGCCCGGGCCGCCGCGGTCGACCTGGTCGCGCAGCTCACGGACGGCGGTCACACCGCGGCGGTGATCGGCGAGCTGACCGACGGCCCGTCCGCCACCATCCAGATCGTGGCCTGA
- a CDS encoding GMC family oxidoreductase N-terminal domain-containing protein translates to MSQAVFDGRRRRQLGALADTFVPAVRPPAVEADDPHGFWGRRASDLDLVDGLVEQLGDVLDDDALDALGRLLDLLRVVGFAHLPQSGRETVLRGLAAASSEARDGLDGLRALVAQRFYGQLDDTGRNPNWPQLGYPGPPAVEAPPRHLRSWSPPPDDPAPRLRADAVVVGSGAGGGVIAAELAAAGFEVVILEAAVHREAPDFPPDELTALRQLYWRGGLSPTDDGNVAVLAGAALGGGTTVNWLNCVRPSEQVRRQWASEHGLLGVDGPEFDRHLDAVLGRIGANADASDLNGVNRRLAQGASALGLDWTVATRNAERATYDPELAGHTGFGDRSGNKQSTATTYLRDAQADGARLVCGARVRRVTTRAGAATGVEATVRRPDGRSVDLVVAAPQVVVAAGALETPALLLRSGIGGPAVGRYLRLHPVPMVGGFYDEDLRHWWGPPQATIVTAHTDVVDGFGYLVETPHLHPAVSAAAVPWRSGRDHKLLMGRFAHNGVFIAVTRDHGGGTVTLDAAGEAVVRYPLTDPLDREVRRHAVRTLVELHVAAGARVVFDTDRRLAMWRRGEDLDAFVRARQDAREGAGGRVLFSAHQMGSARMGTDPRASVATPDGQLHDVRGVWIGDTSAFPSAVGANPMLTTMALARRTAGALLATSAAPSAATAATPRGPGLPS, encoded by the coding sequence ATGAGCCAGGCGGTGTTCGACGGACGACGGCGGCGGCAGTTGGGCGCCCTCGCCGACACGTTCGTGCCGGCGGTGCGTCCGCCGGCCGTCGAGGCGGACGACCCGCACGGCTTCTGGGGGCGTCGGGCCAGCGACCTCGACCTCGTCGACGGCCTGGTCGAGCAGCTCGGGGACGTGCTCGACGACGATGCGCTCGACGCCCTGGGACGGTTGCTCGACCTGTTGCGGGTCGTCGGGTTCGCTCACCTGCCGCAGTCGGGCCGCGAGACGGTGCTGCGCGGCCTGGCCGCGGCGTCGTCCGAGGCCCGTGACGGCCTGGACGGTCTGCGTGCCCTGGTCGCCCAGCGCTTCTACGGACAGCTCGACGACACGGGCCGCAACCCGAACTGGCCGCAACTGGGCTATCCCGGCCCGCCGGCGGTCGAGGCCCCGCCGCGGCACCTGCGGAGCTGGTCACCGCCGCCCGACGACCCCGCCCCCCGGTTGCGGGCCGACGCCGTGGTCGTCGGCTCGGGCGCCGGCGGCGGCGTCATCGCCGCCGAACTGGCCGCAGCCGGCTTCGAGGTGGTGATCCTGGAGGCCGCGGTCCACCGCGAGGCCCCCGACTTCCCGCCCGACGAGCTCACCGCCCTGCGGCAGCTGTACTGGCGCGGCGGGCTGTCCCCGACCGACGACGGCAACGTCGCCGTGCTGGCGGGTGCGGCGCTGGGCGGGGGCACCACCGTCAACTGGCTCAACTGCGTGCGACCGTCCGAGCAGGTGCGCCGGCAGTGGGCCTCCGAACACGGACTCCTCGGCGTGGACGGCCCCGAGTTCGACCGCCACCTCGATGCCGTGCTCGGGCGGATCGGCGCCAACGCCGACGCCAGCGACCTCAACGGCGTCAACCGCCGGCTGGCGCAGGGCGCGTCGGCGCTCGGTCTCGACTGGACCGTCGCCACCCGCAACGCCGAGCGGGCCACCTACGACCCCGAACTGGCCGGCCACACCGGCTTCGGCGACCGCAGTGGCAACAAGCAGTCGACCGCGACCACCTACCTGCGTGACGCCCAGGCCGACGGGGCACGCCTGGTCTGCGGCGCCCGGGTACGCCGCGTGACGACCCGTGCCGGTGCAGCCACCGGGGTCGAGGCCACCGTGCGGCGGCCCGACGGCCGCAGCGTCGATCTCGTCGTCGCGGCCCCGCAGGTCGTGGTGGCCGCCGGGGCACTCGAGACGCCGGCACTGCTGCTGCGCTCGGGCATCGGTGGGCCCGCGGTGGGCCGCTACCTGCGTCTGCACCCGGTGCCGATGGTCGGCGGGTTCTACGACGAGGACCTGCGCCACTGGTGGGGGCCACCGCAGGCCACGATCGTGACCGCCCACACCGACGTCGTCGACGGTTTCGGCTACCTGGTCGAGACCCCGCACCTGCACCCGGCCGTCTCGGCCGCGGCGGTGCCGTGGCGCTCCGGGCGGGACCACAAGCTGCTGATGGGTCGCTTCGCGCACAACGGCGTGTTCATCGCCGTGACCCGCGACCACGGCGGCGGGACCGTGACGCTCGATGCCGCCGGCGAGGCGGTCGTGCGTTATCCGCTGACCGACCCGCTCGACCGCGAGGTGCGCCGCCACGCTGTGCGCACCCTGGTCGAACTGCACGTGGCCGCGGGTGCCCGCGTCGTGTTCGACACCGACCGCCGGCTGGCGATGTGGCGGCGGGGCGAGGACCTCGACGCGTTCGTGCGTGCGCGACAGGACGCACGCGAGGGCGCCGGCGGCCGGGTGCTGTTCAGCGCCCACCAGATGGGCTCGGCCCGGATGGGCACCGATCCGCGGGCGAGCGTGGCGACCCCGGACGGCCAGCTGCACGACGTCCGCGGCGTGTGGATCGGGGACACCTCGGCGTTCCCGAGCGCCGTGGGCGCCAACCCGATGCTGACGACCATGGCCCTGGCGCGACGCACGGCCGGCGCGCTGCTGGCGACGTCGGCGGCCCCGTCGGCGGCCACGGCGGCGACCCCGCGCGGTCCGGGTCTGCCGTCCTGA
- a CDS encoding TIGR03618 family F420-dependent PPOX class oxidoreductase, with amino-acid sequence MPLHPKVHAYATAKNFAALTTLFEDGTPQTQVMWVDADADHLLINTEVHRQKFRNVSRDPRVTVLIWDAENPYRYVEVRGRVVEVVHGQPARDHIDACARRYVGRDYDPEAITSERVLLRIAPDRELVRGA; translated from the coding sequence ATGCCGCTGCACCCGAAGGTCCATGCCTACGCCACCGCGAAGAACTTCGCCGCCCTGACGACGTTGTTCGAGGACGGCACGCCGCAGACCCAGGTGATGTGGGTCGACGCCGACGCCGACCACCTGCTGATCAACACCGAGGTGCACCGGCAGAAGTTCCGCAACGTCTCGCGCGATCCCCGGGTGACGGTGCTGATCTGGGACGCGGAGAACCCCTACCGCTACGTCGAGGTCCGTGGGCGGGTCGTCGAGGTCGTCCACGGTCAGCCGGCACGCGACCACATCGATGCCTGCGCCCGCCGCTACGTCGGACGGGACTACGACCCGGAGGCGATCACCTCGGAGCGCGTGCTGCTGCGCATCGCTCCCGACCGGGAGCTCGTTCGCGGGGCGTGA
- a CDS encoding M67 family metallopeptidase: MNAATPSLHTVPAFALDRATWDALVEHAWSDFPYEVCGLLGIRPDGSCVHFPIDNAERSMTYYVMDAKQLLRAMREIEDAGWGLAIYHSHTHTQAYPSATDIRLAAYPEATYLIVTLQDRDHPDIRGFSIIDGVVTEKPVVVPDEVV; this comes from the coding sequence GTGAACGCCGCCACGCCGTCGCTGCACACCGTCCCCGCCTTCGCGCTGGACCGCGCCACGTGGGACGCGCTGGTGGAGCACGCCTGGTCGGACTTCCCGTACGAGGTGTGTGGGCTGCTCGGGATCCGTCCGGACGGCAGCTGCGTCCACTTCCCGATCGACAACGCGGAGCGGTCCATGACGTACTACGTCATGGACGCCAAGCAGCTGCTGCGTGCGATGCGCGAGATCGAGGACGCGGGTTGGGGCCTGGCGATCTACCACTCGCACACCCACACGCAGGCCTATCCGTCGGCGACGGACATCCGGTTGGCGGCGTACCCGGAGGCGACCTACCTGATCGTCACCCTGCAGGACCGTGACCACCCCGACATCCGGGGGTTCTCGATCATCGACGGCGTGGTCACCGAGAAGCCGGTCGTCGTCCCGGACGAGGTGGTCTGA
- a CDS encoding S-layer homology domain-containing protein, with the protein MQVRVRRSFALLVTATLGTLAASALPAAASPDLGPTYDPGDLAAVAAEPHTVTYTVESRGAVATDVTAFAGDAAAVLGDARGWTLGGSVEFVPVASGGDFRLILASPAEVDAAAPGCSPDYSCRVGEQVLINDRNWRETTPAWQDAGAPRWLYRQYLVNHEVGHFLGFGHHGCPSPGAPAPVMQQQSISLEGCAPSGWPNDAERDRLAGRLGVPVHGWVFPDVLFGDTHRDAVHAAAEADIVSGFADGYFRPGHDVRRDQMTAMLTRVLQLTSDATPPFADVPAGATHAEAIAAAADRGLVTGYPDGTFRPGTSVNRAQMATLLARAFALEADGPPPFDDVPADATHAAAIAAVAEHDVAEGYGDGTFRPAEPVTRAQLASFLDRAGAW; encoded by the coding sequence ATGCAGGTCCGGGTCCGACGATCGTTCGCGCTGCTCGTGACGGCGACGCTGGGAACGCTCGCCGCATCCGCACTGCCGGCGGCCGCCTCACCGGACCTCGGCCCGACCTACGACCCCGGGGACCTCGCCGCCGTCGCGGCCGAGCCGCACACGGTCACCTACACGGTCGAGTCGCGCGGAGCGGTCGCCACCGACGTCACGGCCTTCGCCGGTGACGCGGCCGCCGTGCTCGGTGACGCACGCGGGTGGACGCTGGGCGGCAGTGTCGAGTTCGTCCCGGTCGCCTCGGGCGGGGACTTCCGGCTGATCCTGGCCTCGCCGGCCGAGGTCGACGCCGCGGCGCCGGGATGCAGCCCCGACTACAGCTGCCGTGTCGGTGAGCAGGTGCTGATCAACGACCGCAACTGGCGCGAGACCACCCCGGCGTGGCAGGACGCCGGCGCACCCCGCTGGCTGTACCGGCAGTACCTGGTCAACCACGAGGTCGGCCACTTCCTGGGCTTCGGCCACCACGGCTGCCCGTCCCCCGGCGCCCCGGCCCCGGTCATGCAGCAGCAGTCGATCTCGCTCGAGGGCTGCGCGCCGTCCGGATGGCCCAACGACGCCGAGCGCGACCGGTTGGCGGGCCGGCTCGGCGTGCCCGTCCACGGGTGGGTGTTCCCCGACGTGCTCTTCGGCGACACCCACCGCGACGCCGTCCACGCCGCTGCCGAGGCCGACATCGTCTCCGGCTTCGCCGACGGGTACTTCCGGCCCGGCCACGACGTCCGTCGCGACCAGATGACGGCGATGTTGACCCGGGTCCTGCAACTCACCTCTGACGCTACGCCGCCCTTCGCCGACGTGCCGGCGGGCGCCACGCACGCCGAGGCGATCGCCGCGGCTGCCGACCGCGGCCTCGTGACCGGCTACCCCGACGGCACGTTCCGGCCCGGCACGTCGGTCAACCGGGCGCAGATGGCGACGCTGCTCGCGCGGGCGTTCGCACTCGAGGCCGACGGTCCACCGCCGTTCGACGACGTGCCGGCCGACGCGACCCATGCCGCAGCGATCGCGGCCGTCGCCGAGCACGACGTCGCCGAGGGCTACGGCGACGGCACGTTCCGTCCCGCCGAGCCGGTGACCCGTGCCCAACTCGCGAGCTTCCTCGACCGCGCCGGCGCCTGGTGA
- a CDS encoding winged helix-turn-helix domain-containing protein, which translates to MRTLSPDHARRIALTAMGFGRPRPPAGQRRDVRHLRRVLDTVDIVQLDSVNVLARAHELPFWSRLGPHDRAGRDRWLWHSRELFDGWIHVASLTAVEVWPLLHFRRAAARPPEDPAYVARVRDEVTRRGPTSVRDLSDPGRRTGPWWGIPKGRAALERLFFRGELAIDHRTPSFLTVFDLTERVLPADVLAVEPPPRREAIDRLLLRAARAHGIGTAADLADHHRLQVSEVRPRLAALAEADRLEEVRVRGWGAEPVYRHPEATSARRFPARTLLSPFDPLVWRRERAERLYDFRYRIEIYVPEAQRVHGYYVLPFLLGERLAARVDLKADRRTGRLLVRGAFAEPDVDRTHVARELAAELTELAAWLEVPGIVVDDRGDLAEALQRAID; encoded by the coding sequence ATGCGGACCCTCTCCCCCGACCACGCGCGGCGCATCGCCCTGACGGCGATGGGTTTCGGCCGGCCACGCCCCCCGGCCGGCCAGCGCCGCGACGTGCGTCACCTGCGGCGCGTGCTCGACACGGTCGACATCGTGCAGCTCGACAGCGTCAACGTGCTCGCGCGGGCCCACGAGTTGCCGTTCTGGTCCCGGCTCGGCCCGCACGACCGCGCCGGTCGCGACCGGTGGCTGTGGCACTCCCGCGAGTTGTTCGACGGCTGGATCCACGTCGCGTCGCTGACCGCGGTCGAGGTGTGGCCACTGCTGCACTTCCGGCGGGCGGCCGCCCGACCGCCCGAGGATCCCGCGTACGTGGCCCGGGTCCGTGACGAGGTCACCCGTCGCGGGCCGACGAGTGTGCGCGACCTGTCGGACCCGGGGCGCCGCACCGGGCCGTGGTGGGGCATCCCGAAGGGCCGGGCCGCGCTCGAGCGGCTGTTCTTCCGCGGGGAGCTCGCCATCGACCATCGCACGCCGTCGTTCCTGACGGTGTTCGACCTCACCGAACGGGTGCTGCCCGCCGACGTGCTCGCCGTCGAGCCGCCCCCGCGTCGCGAGGCGATCGACCGTCTGCTCCTGCGGGCCGCCCGGGCCCACGGCATCGGGACCGCCGCCGACCTCGCCGACCACCACCGTCTGCAGGTCTCCGAGGTCCGCCCCCGGCTGGCCGCGCTCGCGGAGGCGGACCGACTCGAGGAGGTACGGGTGCGCGGCTGGGGGGCCGAGCCGGTCTACCGCCACCCGGAGGCGACGTCGGCCCGCCGGTTCCCGGCGCGGACCCTGCTGTCCCCGTTCGACCCGCTGGTCTGGCGGCGCGAACGCGCCGAGCGCCTGTACGACTTCCGCTACCGCATCGAGATCTACGTCCCGGAGGCGCAACGGGTCCACGGCTACTACGTGCTGCCGTTCCTGCTCGGCGAACGGCTGGCCGCACGCGTCGACCTCAAGGCCGACCGCCGGACGGGCCGGCTGCTGGTCCGTGGCGCGTTCGCCGAACCCGACGTCGACCGGACGCACGTCGCCCGCGAGCTGGCCGCCGAGCTCACCGAACTCGCGGCCTGGCTCGAGGTCCCCGGGATCGTCGTCGACGACCGCGGGGACCTGGCGGAGGCGCTGCAGCGGGCGATCGACTGA